CACGTGCCAGTGCGAGCCGTTGTCTTTCTCCGCCAGATAATTTAACTCCACGATCTCCTATAACTGTGTTTATGCCTTCAGGGAGTTTTGAAACGAATTCATATGCAGCTGCCAGTTTCAATGCGTCGAGAATATCTTCTTCATTAGATTCAGGTTGGGATAAATTTAGGTTAAATTTTATGGTTTCATTGAATAGGAAGGTTTCTTGGGACACATATCCTATTTGACTTCTCCATGAACCGATACTAAATTTAGAAAGTGGAACGCTATCAACTGTTATTTTACCTTCAGAAGGTTGAATTAAACCCATTATAAGATCTGCTACTGTACTTTTGCCTGCACCTGATGGCCCTACAATTGCTATACTTTTTCCAACTGGTATCTCAAGATTTAAGTCTTTCATTAAAAAGTGTTCTTCATCTCTGTATGAAAATGATACATTTTCAAGATTAATAACCTTGTTTAACAATATTTGACACTCTTTACTATCTAAAAGATCAGTATTCTCAAGACATTGTTTTTCAAGATTCATTACATTGTTAAAGGCGGGTAACATGTTTATGAAGTATTGGTAGCTGCGTTGTATAGTTGAAAATTGTGGAATCATAACTACAAATAAGTAGATTAGTAAAAATAAACTTGCAGTTGGTAATTTAATTACTTCAATTAAAAACAGTACCATTATGGAAAGTACAATTACAGTTCCTATATCAAATAATAATTTAACATCTGCATAACTCTTGATGGCATCAAGGTAATTATTAGCTACTTTGTTACTTTGATTGGAGAAAATATTAATATTTTCTTCTTGCATACCGAAACTTTTGATAGTTTTCATACCATCCATGTGTTGCATGATGGAAGAGTATAGGTCTCTTGTAGTAGTAGTGATTTCATCACCACTATGTCTAGATTTTACAGCTCTTCTGCGAAGCACTAATAGAATGGTCACCCCTACAAGGAATATTATACCTGTGCCTATGCCTGCAATTTTCAGGGCGAAAATTATATAGACAATCAAAATCATTATACTAGCTAAGAATGTTAAAAATTGTCCAGTTCCTATGCTAATTCTTTCTATCTCATTGGTAAGAGCATGGGCAAAGTTTGAGGACTTCATCTTTGTGAAAAAAAGCCAATTTGAATTAGTAATAGCCTTGTAGAGACGTTTGCGCAATTGGGCTGCAAATTGATACTCAATATTGGAAGTCCCGAGTGTCTGCAATCTAGATAATATTGCAATGAAACTGATTACTAGCACATAAATAATCAGAACTGACAATAAAGTAGGTTGTACATTTATAATGGCGAAAAATTCGGATACAATTCCTGCAATCTGGCCAAGAGATCCTTGACTAACATTCAAACCAACCAATTGTAATAGAGGGACTAATAATAGTAAACTAATTCCTTGAAGAAGACTTATCAAAACCATCAGGAACAGAGAAATAGCTACCTTTTGAGGCATTAATTTTATAAGGTTTTTTGTGTAATGGCCTAAGAGACTTTTTTTAAAATTAAGAATAATTTTTCCAATCATGAATAATCCCTATTCTTATAATATTATTTTTTGATTAAATCTTTGAAAAAAATTTAATCTATGCCAAAATATGCTATTATTCCTCTTGAGTGGGTAGAAAGATTAATCTATCTTTATGAAAATTTTGATTTTATAAATTTAAATATATCTGAAGACAATTTTTTTATTGATCTAACTCTAATATTGGCACAAACTCATTTTCAGATTCCCCCAATACGATCTCATCACCGATTTCTAACCATGCATGAGCTTCAAATTCATCTCCTTTCATAACACCTATTTTAAGATTAGACCGATGATTATATCTTGAAAGTAGTATTTGACCGGTTATTGCTTGGGTAAGGCATGTGGCTCTAGGAATATATGGGGATACAACTCTTACAGACCATATAATATCTCCAATAGTTGAAGTTGCTTTGGAATTATTTGGAGGTATTGAAAATATTTTTGAAATCTTTTTACCCCTTGAAAATGATAACAAAGAAAGTGATAATCGAATGAAGATTGTCAAAATCAAGCTCTTAATAAACAAACTTTTCTTTTCTGATGATAATTTATAAAAACTATGTATTTTATTCATTAAATTTAACCAGCCCGTTATCTAAAAGCTCTTCTACTAATTCGAAAATATCATCCTTGCATCGGTTTTTATCTACATCGTATTCATTCCATATTACTTCGACAACATCATCTATTGTTTTAGGCTTTTGAATTAAGTTCCAAATTTTAGCCCCTATAGGATCTAATCCATAATAAACTCCATCCTTGAGGTTTAATATCGCAGCTTCACCATCGAGATCACATGAAACCACATCATCTGCTACAACTACACTAGAATATATTGATATTTTTGTCATATTTTTTCACTTTTTAATTATCTTAAAATATATTATGTTTGTGAATATATTAATTAATTTTTAAGTTTGTTTCATTAGAAGAATAAAAATAATTGATTATTTTTATTTTGTGATTTCTATCACATAGGATAGATAATTGAAAAGAAAACTTTATATTTAATCACTTTAGTAGTATTGTTATGTGAAAATCATAGGCGGATTAACCTAAAAATATATACGATTTTTTATAAAAATTTATTGCTCAAAAAATAATAAAAATAGGAGGGAAAAAAATAAAAAATTATAAACAAATTTTGCTTTTTGTTTTAGCCTTTGCATTTATAATCACTATCTGTGGAACGGCCTCAGCTGCCACACCACACCAAGTAACAACAATTAATTCTCATAATAATAGTTCAGTAATTTCAACATTGCAAACACATTCAAAAAAAGCTAAAAAAACAGTTTCAAAGGGAGATCCAATAATTACTGGAACAGTAACAGTTAAAGAATATGACCATAGTCCAAGAAATTTATTTAATGCTACAGTTACTGTAAATTCATTAAGTGGTAGAACTTTAGCTATCACTAATACAGATAAGAATGGATATTATTCTGTAAACTTTTACAGTACAGATCCACAATTTAGGGTTACTGCTAGGTATATGGGATGCGATCCGGTAACAAATACAGTGACTGTTACACCTAGTTCAAATCATGCTGACCCCAATTATTATGGTACATCCAACATTCAAATAACACCTAAACAAGCATGGTGGAATGGGAATCTTGGATATGGAAGTAATATTTATATAACGCATTATAATAATTATTATTTTGCGGGACAAATAAAAACGTCAGTAGATGGTACAACAAACGTTTATAATTCTTACTGTATAGATATATATACCAATATATACGCAAATGATAAATTACTAGTAAATGGGCCTTTACCAGGAACTACAGGAGATTTATCAAACAAAATAGATTGGGGAGCAGTTAATTACATTATCAATAAGTATAAACCTACTTCAAATCAGGAAGGTGGTGCTATACAGTCAGCTATATGGGCGCTAACCACAGTCCAATACCAGGATTACAATCAAAATACCGGTAGTGCATATTATCATTTTTTAACCGCCCCAAACGATGCAATTACTTCTGACGGTGGAACTGCTATACGAAACAGAGCTTTGGAAATTGTAAGTGACGCTTCAGCTCACTCTATGTCTTACCCTTCTACTATCAGCGTATCACCAAAAAATACAAGAATTGCCAATGGACAACCCGTAACTATAACCGCTACCATACTTGACAATCTAGGAAAACCATTTAAAGGTGCAACAGTTAACTTCCAAACCACAGGGGGAATACTGGACACCATTACAGGAATTACAGATTCAAATGGACAAGTATTTACCACATTATCCAACCTACCCATCGATAGCAGTGTAACCGTAACTGCGTCCTTAAGTGGAGATTATGGTAATTTATTATATGATAATATAAATGATCCAAGACAAAATTTAGTGGCCGAAAATATTTTATCTGAAATTGTCTCAGACATTTCAATTATAAATTCCGACGTTACAGCAAATGTAAAATTAAGTCAAACTGCAAACTCACCTGTTAATACCGGTGACCTTGTAACCTATACAGTTACTGCCGTGAATAACGGACCCAACACTGCCACAGGTATAATGATAAATGATTTTGTGCCAGCAGGACTAACCGGGGTTACAGTAACTCCATCGGAAGGTACTTCATATTATAACGGTGTTTGGGTTATTCCAACTCTTGATGAAGGTGCATCAGCAACTTTAATCATAACTGGAACCGCTAGTGCAAGCATGGCAGGAACTACCACTACAAACACTGCAATCAGAACATCACAGGATCAAAGCAATTCATTATCCGCAGTAACAAAATCAGGAGTATATACAAAAATTGTTGATGTTGCTGTTTCAAATGGTGGATGGTATTATCTCACAGCGGAGGACAAGTATCAGGATTCCTTTGTTGTGGGTAACACACCAGTTTTCATGTGGGGTGTAAGAAATTCAGCAATATATGACGAAGCCACAGGAGTTGTAGCAGAATACATTATACCAAAAGGTTTTGAATACGTTGGCAGCAGCACAAACGTTGGAACACTATCATACATATACAATAACATAAATAAACAAGGAATAATAACATGGAATATCGGATATATGCCCAAAGACGGTAGCGTAATGACTTATGTAACTCTAAGAGTTGCCAAAGTAGGAGATAAAACATCCGACCTAACCCCAATAGCTAAACTAAAACAAGTAGACCAAACAGATAATAACTCTTCAAATGACCAATCAACATTTCCAATAATTGGCCAAAACTGTGCAGACATCCAAGTAAATCAATCATACAACACAAACACAAACAACGGCAAACACTACGTGACCTATTACATAACAGTAAATAACAATGGACCAAGTAGCGCCACAGGAGTGCAAATAACAGACATATTACCTGC
This sequence is a window from Methanobacterium sp. SMA-27. Protein-coding genes within it:
- a CDS encoding ABC transporter ATP-binding protein; this translates as MIGKIILNFKKSLLGHYTKNLIKLMPQKVAISLFLMVLISLLQGISLLLLVPLLQLVGLNVSQGSLGQIAGIVSEFFAIINVQPTLLSVLIIYVLVISFIAILSRLQTLGTSNIEYQFAAQLRKRLYKAITNSNWLFFTKMKSSNFAHALTNEIERISIGTGQFLTFLASIMILIVYIIFALKIAGIGTGIIFLVGVTILLVLRRRAVKSRHSGDEITTTTRDLYSSIMQHMDGMKTIKSFGMQEENINIFSNQSNKVANNYLDAIKSYADVKLLFDIGTVIVLSIMVLFLIEVIKLPTASLFLLIYLFVVMIPQFSTIQRSYQYFINMLPAFNNVMNLEKQCLENTDLLDSKECQILLNKVINLENVSFSYRDEEHFLMKDLNLEIPVGKSIAIVGPSGAGKSTVADLIMGLIQPSEGKITVDSVPLSKFSIGSWRSQIGYVSQETFLFNETIKFNLNLSQPESNEEDILDALKLAAAYEFVSKLPEGINTVIGDRGVKLSGGERQRLALARALLRKPNLLILDEATSNLDSENEKKILKAIDDLHGEKTILIIAHRLSTIKNADYIYLIDEGQILESGTWDELLKKEEGWFRDICEAQGINN
- a CDS encoding PqqD family peptide modification chaperone; protein product: MVSCDLDGEAAILNLKDGVYYGLDPIGAKIWNLIQKPKTIDDVVEVIWNEYDVDKNRCKDDIFELVEELLDNGLVKFNE
- a CDS encoding lasso peptide biosynthesis B2 protein, whose translation is MNKIHSFYKLSSEKKSLFIKSLILTIFIRLSLSLLSFSRGKKISKIFSIPPNNSKATSTIGDIIWSVRVVSPYIPRATCLTQAITGQILLSRYNHRSNLKIGVMKGDEFEAHAWLEIGDEIVLGESENEFVPILELDQ
- a CDS encoding Ig-like domain-containing protein, with product MLFVLAFAFIITICGTASAATPHQVTTINSHNNSSVISTLQTHSKKAKKTVSKGDPIITGTVTVKEYDHSPRNLFNATVTVNSLSGRTLAITNTDKNGYYSVNFYSTDPQFRVTARYMGCDPVTNTVTVTPSSNHADPNYYGTSNIQITPKQAWWNGNLGYGSNIYITHYNNYYFAGQIKTSVDGTTNVYNSYCIDIYTNIYANDKLLVNGPLPGTTGDLSNKIDWGAVNYIINKYKPTSNQEGGAIQSAIWALTTVQYQDYNQNTGSAYYHFLTAPNDAITSDGGTAIRNRALEIVSDASAHSMSYPSTISVSPKNTRIANGQPVTITATILDNLGKPFKGATVNFQTTGGILDTITGITDSNGQVFTTLSNLPIDSSVTVTASLSGDYGNLLYDNINDPRQNLVAENILSEIVSDISIINSDVTANVKLSQTANSPVNTGDLVTYTVTAVNNGPNTATGIMINDFVPAGLTGVTVTPSEGTSYYNGVWVIPTLDEGASATLIITGTASASMAGTTTTNTAIRTSQDQSNSLSAVTKSGVYTKIVDVAVSNGGWYYLTAEDKYQDSFVVGNTPVFMWGVRNSAIYDEATGVVAEYIIPKGFEYVGSSTNVGTLSYIYNNINKQGIITWNIGYMPKDGSVMTYVTLRVAKVGDKTSDLTPIAKLKQVDQTDNNSSNDQSTFPIIGQNCADIQVNQSYNTNTNNGKHYVTYYITVNNNGPSSATGVQITDILPAGLTYISHSTSNDDGTTWNDNDPAYNPETTNGIWNIGNFNYGSQTKILVITAEITATEGTIINTATRTARNEKDPNYNNDAQTTYLTISGIYKKIVDVAVSNGGWYYLTAEDKYQDSFVVGNTPVFMWGVRNSAIYDEATGVVAEYIIPKGFEYVGSSTNVGTLSYIYNNINKQGIITWNIGYMPKDGSVMTYVTLRVAKVGDKTSDLTPIAKLKQVDQTDNNSSNDQSTFPIIGQNCADIQVNQSYNTNTNNGKHYVTYYITVNNNGPSSATGVQITDILPAGLTYISHSISNDDGTTWNDNDPAYNPETTNGIWNIGNFNYGSQTKILVITAEITATEGTIINTATRTARNEKDPNYNNDAQTTYLTLPLEDSSVAT